The following coding sequences lie in one Paraburkholderia largidicola genomic window:
- a CDS encoding LysR family transcriptional regulator encodes MDRIQAMEVFTRVVDANSFTRAAEQMGMPRATVTTTIQNLEAVLGVRLMNRTTRRLSLTPEGAAYYEHCIRIITDIAETDANFQAGNRKPSGALRVHMPNSLGRYLVIPALRSFHERYPDISLDLGLSDRPVDPVEEGIDCMVRAGPLEDSSMVARRVGTLKRVTCASPDYLQRYGSPKSIDDLAMHQAVNFRVAHNTRPMPWIVLVDGKPTEVRMNGVVTVNDSEAYVKCGLEGFGLIQPMLFMVAPKLRDGSLLEVLPDFKPKPKPVSIVYPNNRHLSAKVRVFADWIAELFESTPALADGDTRRVVVPKRETQQADHGPIAA; translated from the coding sequence GTGGACCGCATTCAGGCAATGGAAGTATTCACTCGTGTGGTCGATGCGAACAGCTTCACGCGCGCCGCCGAGCAGATGGGCATGCCGCGCGCGACGGTGACGACGACCATTCAGAACCTCGAGGCCGTGCTCGGTGTGCGTCTGATGAACCGGACCACACGCCGTCTGTCGCTCACGCCGGAAGGCGCGGCGTATTACGAGCACTGCATCCGCATCATCACGGACATCGCGGAAACGGACGCGAATTTTCAGGCGGGCAATCGCAAGCCGAGCGGCGCGCTGCGCGTGCATATGCCGAATTCGCTCGGGCGATATCTCGTCATTCCGGCGTTGCGCAGCTTTCACGAGCGCTATCCGGACATCTCGCTGGATCTGGGTCTCTCCGACCGGCCCGTCGATCCCGTCGAGGAGGGGATCGACTGCATGGTGCGCGCGGGGCCGTTAGAAGATTCGTCGATGGTTGCACGGCGCGTCGGCACGCTCAAGCGCGTGACGTGCGCGTCGCCCGATTATCTGCAGCGCTACGGTTCGCCGAAGAGCATCGACGATCTGGCCATGCATCAGGCCGTGAATTTCCGTGTCGCGCACAACACGCGGCCGATGCCGTGGATCGTTCTCGTCGACGGCAAGCCAACTGAAGTGCGGATGAACGGTGTCGTCACGGTCAACGACTCGGAAGCGTACGTCAAGTGCGGACTGGAAGGTTTCGGCCTGATCCAGCCTATGCTCTTCATGGTCGCGCCGAAACTGCGCGACGGATCGCTGCTCGAAGTGCTGCCCGATTTCAAGCCGAAGCCCAAGCCGGTGTCGATCGTGTATCCGAACAACCGGCATCTGTCCGCGAAGGTGCGCGTGTTCGCGGACTGGATCGCGGAGTTGTTCGAGTCGACGCCCGCGCTGGCGGATGGCGATACACGGCGCGTGGTGGTGCCGAAACGCGAGACGCAGCAGGCGGATCATGGGCCGATTGCGGCATGA
- a CDS encoding methyl-accepting chemotaxis protein, whose protein sequence is MFRNTTIRGGLAATISGCTLLLMLVIAAAVFALFKSNAALDAMYRDDTASVVHLKTSSERLLVFRAGLADVEQLISAGKPAAAEIKQLHVLLGESNRELDAYRALHAPDAQETTLLEAMTGKRDRLLAQAFSKALKQLDEENLVDFLSTQREIPVALFDEYQKALIALEDFQVQRQRTRFDHANERFHMTLWGFGLAGLIALIVGVLAHRALTRAIVTPVNAAVDYFAKIAAGDLTAVVKTERRNEMGYLLDALNDMQQGLVAVVRKVRAGTDAIMHDAQAIASGNRDLSMRAGDQAASLQQAAASMEELTATVRQNADNAHDASALATRASEIATRGGEVVRQVVDTMDAISDSSARIVGIVGVIESIAFQTNILALNAAVEAARAGDQGRGFAVVASEVRHLAQRSDTAAKEIKELIGNSTQSVRAGSELVLRAGSTMDDILKAVQSVNAIMADISLASREQTAGIELVNATVVQMEAMTQSNASLVESASTTAASLEAQSEHLHGAVAIFRVSGDEQAA, encoded by the coding sequence ATGTTCAGAAACACCACGATTCGCGGCGGGCTCGCCGCCACCATCTCGGGTTGCACGCTGCTGTTGATGCTGGTCATCGCGGCGGCCGTGTTTGCGCTCTTCAAGAGCAACGCCGCGCTCGATGCGATGTATCGGGACGACACCGCTTCCGTCGTGCATCTGAAGACCAGCTCCGAGCGGCTGCTGGTGTTTCGCGCTGGGCTCGCCGACGTCGAGCAATTGATCAGTGCGGGCAAGCCCGCTGCTGCTGAAATCAAGCAGCTGCATGTGCTGCTCGGCGAGAGCAACCGCGAACTCGATGCGTACCGTGCGCTGCACGCGCCTGACGCGCAGGAAACGACGCTGCTCGAAGCGATGACGGGCAAACGCGACCGTCTGCTGGCGCAGGCTTTTTCGAAGGCACTCAAGCAGCTAGACGAAGAGAATCTGGTCGACTTCCTGAGCACGCAGCGCGAGATACCCGTCGCGCTGTTCGACGAATACCAGAAGGCGCTCATCGCGCTGGAGGATTTTCAGGTGCAGCGCCAGCGCACGCGCTTCGATCACGCGAACGAGCGCTTTCACATGACGCTGTGGGGCTTCGGCTTGGCTGGATTGATCGCGTTGATCGTCGGCGTGCTTGCGCATCGGGCGCTGACGCGGGCGATCGTCACGCCCGTCAATGCCGCCGTCGACTACTTTGCGAAGATCGCAGCGGGCGACCTCACGGCCGTCGTCAAGACAGAACGCCGCAACGAAATGGGTTATCTGCTCGACGCGCTGAACGACATGCAGCAAGGTCTCGTCGCCGTCGTGCGCAAGGTCAGGGCGGGGACGGACGCGATCATGCACGATGCGCAAGCCATTGCCAGCGGCAACCGCGATCTGTCGATGCGCGCGGGCGATCAGGCCGCCTCGCTCCAGCAGGCGGCCGCGAGCATGGAAGAACTGACGGCGACGGTGCGGCAGAACGCCGACAATGCGCACGACGCGAGCGCGCTCGCCACTCGCGCGTCCGAGATTGCGACACGCGGCGGCGAGGTGGTACGTCAGGTCGTCGACACGATGGATGCGATTTCGGATAGCTCGGCGCGCATCGTCGGTATTGTGGGTGTGATCGAGAGCATCGCGTTCCAGACCAATATTCTTGCGCTGAACGCCGCCGTCGAAGCGGCGCGCGCGGGCGATCAGGGGCGCGGCTTCGCGGTAGTGGCCAGCGAGGTGCGACATCTGGCGCAGCGCAGCGACACCGCCGCGAAGGAAATCAAGGAACTGATCGGCAATTCGACGCAGAGTGTGCGCGCGGGCAGCGAACTGGTATTGCGCGCGGGCTCGACGATGGACGACATCCTGAAAGCCGTGCAGAGCGTGAACGCGATCATGGCGGATATCAGTCTGGCGTCGCGCGAGCAGACGGCGGGGATCGAACTGGTCAACGCGACCGTCGTGCAGATGGAAGCGATGACGCAGAGCAACGCATCGCTGGTCGAGTCGGCGTCGACCACGGCGGCTTCGCTGGAGGCGCAAAGCGAGCATCTGCACGGCGCGGTGGCGATATTCCGTGTGAGCGGGGACGAGCAGGCCGCGTGA
- a CDS encoding amino acid ABC transporter permease: protein MDAFLQNFLDWPLLLDSLPALLGTGLVNTLILSLFSTVLGIVAGMVLALMAVSNTRWLMFPAQVFIDVFRGLPAALVILVVGQGLAPIGLSIFGPNPYPLAIVALALISSAYIAEIFRSGIQSVGRGQMYACQALGMTYWSGMRHVIVPQGVRRILPALANQFISIVKDSSLVYFLGLLTSQRDLFTIGQNTAVNTANLSPLVAAGVVYLLITVPLTHAINHIDRWTNRFSNPGARGGKPAPRSLRAARREAAMQSQAAAAGIAERRP from the coding sequence ATGGATGCCTTTTTGCAGAACTTTCTCGACTGGCCGCTTCTGCTCGACTCGTTGCCGGCGTTGCTGGGGACGGGCCTCGTGAACACGTTGATCCTGTCGTTGTTCTCGACGGTGCTCGGCATCGTCGCGGGCATGGTGCTCGCGCTGATGGCCGTGTCCAACACGCGCTGGCTGATGTTTCCCGCGCAGGTGTTCATCGACGTGTTTCGCGGCCTGCCCGCGGCGCTCGTGATTCTCGTGGTTGGCCAGGGGCTGGCGCCCATCGGGCTGTCGATCTTCGGACCGAACCCCTATCCCCTCGCGATCGTCGCGCTCGCGTTGATCTCGTCCGCGTATATCGCCGAGATTTTCCGCTCGGGCATCCAGAGCGTGGGGCGCGGCCAGATGTATGCGTGTCAGGCGCTCGGCATGACGTACTGGAGCGGCATGCGGCATGTCATCGTGCCGCAGGGCGTGCGGCGCATTCTGCCCGCGCTGGCCAACCAGTTCATTTCGATCGTCAAGGATTCGAGCCTCGTTTACTTTCTCGGGCTGCTCACGTCGCAACGCGATCTCTTCACGATCGGGCAGAACACGGCCGTCAATACGGCGAACCTGTCGCCGCTCGTCGCGGCAGGCGTCGTGTATCTGCTGATCACCGTGCCGCTCACGCACGCGATCAATCACATCGACCGCTGGACCAACCGCTTCTCGAACCCCGGCGCGCGCGGCGGCAAGCCGGCGCCGCGCAGCCTGCGCGCAGCGCGGCGCGAGGCAGCGATGCAATCCCAGGCCGCCGCGGCCGGCATCGCCGAACGCCGGCCTTGA
- a CDS encoding NAD(P)/FAD-dependent oxidoreductase, with protein sequence MGPKVDTVADDIQLPERADVVVIGGGIIGVSTALYLSDKGLQVALCEKGHIAGEQSSRNWGWVRVTRRDPRELLLSIESLKLWRTLDRTLGIDTGFNQCGILYVSNDDATLARHRDWLARARQIAGDAFDTREVDTQTIAGLLPGSTRSFKGGIYTPGDARAEPQKAAPAIANALRKRGVKILTPCAVRGIETSGGRVSAVVTEHGTIRCDAVVVAGGAWTRYFCGNLGVELPQLLTRASVLRTEPLEGGPTCSANNEEFAFRKRADGGYTVAYGLRTHADLTPDAFRLFFKYIEALKSQMGALQIRVGKRFLDELKRPRRWALDRPTIFEAIRTLDPDPVVPYVDNGLREFVKAFPHLASAKIAQRWAGYIDVTPDAIPVISSAARVPGLFIGTGFSGHGFGIGPAAGKLMADLVNNDTPLVDPHAFRLERFSDGTKITIDAGF encoded by the coding sequence ATGGGACCGAAAGTCGACACCGTAGCCGACGATATCCAGTTGCCCGAACGCGCCGATGTCGTGGTGATCGGCGGCGGGATCATCGGCGTTTCCACTGCGCTGTATCTGAGCGACAAAGGCTTGCAGGTCGCGCTATGCGAGAAAGGACACATCGCCGGCGAGCAGTCGAGCCGCAACTGGGGCTGGGTCCGCGTCACGCGCCGCGACCCGCGCGAACTGCTGCTGAGCATCGAAAGCCTGAAACTGTGGCGCACGCTGGACCGCACGCTGGGCATCGACACGGGCTTCAATCAGTGCGGCATTCTGTATGTATCGAACGACGACGCGACCCTGGCAAGGCATCGCGACTGGCTCGCGCGCGCGAGGCAGATTGCCGGTGATGCGTTCGACACGCGCGAAGTCGACACGCAGACAATTGCCGGCCTGCTGCCCGGCTCGACCCGCAGTTTCAAGGGCGGCATCTACACGCCGGGCGACGCGCGCGCGGAACCGCAAAAGGCCGCGCCCGCCATCGCGAATGCGCTGCGCAAGCGAGGCGTCAAGATACTCACGCCCTGCGCCGTACGGGGCATCGAAACGAGCGGCGGACGCGTCAGCGCCGTCGTCACCGAACACGGCACGATTCGCTGCGATGCCGTCGTCGTCGCGGGTGGCGCATGGACGCGCTATTTCTGCGGCAATCTCGGCGTCGAACTGCCGCAACTGCTGACGCGAGCCTCCGTGCTGCGTACCGAGCCGCTCGAAGGCGGCCCGACGTGCAGCGCGAACAACGAGGAGTTCGCATTCCGCAAGCGCGCGGACGGCGGCTACACGGTCGCTTATGGACTGCGCACGCACGCGGACCTTACGCCCGATGCGTTCCGCCTGTTCTTCAAATACATCGAGGCGCTGAAGAGCCAGATGGGCGCGTTGCAGATCCGCGTCGGCAAGCGTTTTCTCGACGAATTGAAGCGGCCGCGCCGCTGGGCGCTCGACCGTCCTACCATCTTCGAAGCCATTCGCACGCTCGATCCCGATCCCGTCGTGCCCTATGTCGACAACGGGCTGCGCGAGTTCGTGAAGGCGTTCCCGCATCTCGCCAGCGCGAAGATCGCGCAGCGCTGGGCCGGCTATATCGACGTGACGCCCGATGCGATTCCTGTCATCTCCAGCGCTGCGCGCGTGCCGGGGCTCTTCATCGGCACGGGCTTCTCGGGGCACGGGTTCGGCATCGGACCGGCCGCAGGCAAGCTGATGGCAGACCTCGTCAACAACGACACGCCGCTCGTCGATCCGCACGCGTTTCGCCTCGAACGCTTCAGCGACGGCACGAAAATTACCATCGACGCGGGCTTCTGA
- a CDS encoding SDR family NAD(P)-dependent oxidoreductase, with protein MDKVAMVSGANRGIGREIALELHRRGYRLSLGMRDPSSFDNDLDAFLFAYEARDGHAARQWVNATIDRFGRLDVLVSNAGICKMIGFDDGASELLDETLDINVKAPFRLAQAALPHLKRAGNGRFVQLASLSGKRVKNLNVGYQMSKHAVIALTHAVRRAGWDDGVRATAVCPGFVNTDMAAGLADLPPDAMTQPGDIATIVVNTLELPNTASMAELLINCRHEDML; from the coding sequence ATGGATAAGGTAGCGATGGTGTCAGGCGCGAATCGCGGTATCGGCCGCGAGATCGCGCTGGAGTTGCATCGGCGCGGATATCGGCTGTCGCTGGGCATGCGCGATCCGTCATCGTTCGATAACGACCTCGACGCGTTTCTCTTCGCCTACGAAGCGCGCGACGGGCATGCCGCCCGGCAGTGGGTCAACGCGACCATCGATCGTTTCGGCCGGCTGGACGTGCTGGTGAGCAACGCCGGCATCTGCAAGATGATCGGCTTCGACGACGGCGCCAGCGAGTTGCTCGACGAAACACTCGACATCAACGTAAAGGCGCCCTTCCGGCTCGCGCAGGCCGCGTTGCCGCATCTGAAGCGCGCGGGCAACGGACGCTTCGTGCAGCTTGCGTCACTGTCGGGCAAGCGGGTGAAGAACCTGAACGTCGGCTATCAGATGTCGAAACACGCGGTGATCGCGTTGACCCATGCGGTGCGGCGCGCGGGCTGGGACGACGGCGTGCGGGCGACGGCCGTCTGCCCCGGCTTCGTCAACACCGACATGGCGGCCGGACTCGCCGATCTGCCGCCCGACGCAATGACGCAGCCGGGCGACATCGCAACGATCGTCGTCAATACGCTCGAATTGCCGAACACGGCGAGCATGGCCGAACTGCTCATCAATTGCCGTCACGAAGACATGCTGTGA